A section of the Streptomyces sp. V3I8 genome encodes:
- a CDS encoding triose-phosphate isomerase family protein — translation MPAPARPPLLLGVSLKMYFGHHQTLDWARRIAGLAAEHPAVTSGEARLLVLPAFPTLIPAAGILAPYGIALGAQDIATEDFGPYTGEVGGPLLKEIGCRYAEVGHAERRRLYGEGDTVVAAKTAAALRNGLTPVLCVGELDRGTPREAAERTVAEAARLLTGLDGTVVLAYEPQWAIGAPEPASAEHITAVCTALRDWLGTRPQHAGSQVIYGGSAGPGLLTRLAGAADGLFLGRFAHDPGNVRAVLDEIRAPATAAVV, via the coding sequence ATGCCCGCCCCGGCCCGTCCGCCCCTCCTGCTGGGGGTGAGCCTGAAGATGTACTTCGGCCACCACCAGACCCTCGACTGGGCCCGGCGGATCGCCGGCCTCGCCGCCGAGCACCCCGCCGTGACCTCCGGCGAGGCCCGCCTCCTCGTCCTGCCGGCTTTCCCCACCCTGATCCCCGCCGCGGGAATCCTCGCGCCGTACGGCATCGCGCTCGGCGCCCAGGACATCGCCACCGAGGACTTCGGCCCGTACACCGGCGAGGTCGGCGGCCCCCTCCTCAAGGAGATCGGCTGCCGCTACGCCGAGGTCGGCCACGCCGAGCGCCGCCGCCTGTACGGGGAGGGCGACACGGTCGTCGCCGCCAAGACGGCCGCCGCCCTGCGCAACGGCCTCACCCCGGTCCTGTGCGTCGGCGAACTCGACCGCGGGACACCCCGGGAGGCGGCCGAACGCACGGTCGCCGAGGCCGCCCGCCTGCTGACCGGACTGGACGGCACCGTCGTCCTCGCCTACGAGCCCCAGTGGGCCATCGGCGCGCCCGAGCCTGCCTCCGCCGAGCACATCACCGCCGTGTGCACGGCCCTGCGGGACTGGCTCGGCACCCGCCCGCAGCACGCCGGTTCGCAGGTCATCTACGGTGGCAGCGCGGGCCCCGGCCTGCTCACCCGCCTCGCGGGAGCGGCGGACGGCCTCTTCCTCGGCCGCTTCGCCCACGACCCGGGCAACGTCCGCGCCGTCCTCGACGAGATCCGCGCACCGGCCACCGCGGCGGTGGTGTGA
- a CDS encoding ribose-5-phosphate isomerase produces the protein MTDKLRIVVGSDDAGHQYKEALKQDLLGSSLVAEVTDVGVDADGHTAYPKVAIAAAEMVARGEADRALLVCGTGLGVAIAANKVKGIRAVTAHDSFSVERAVLSNNAQILTFGQRVVGLELARRLAAEWLTYRFDETSASAAKVQLMCDYEDAPDAGAAA, from the coding sequence ATGACCGACAAGCTCCGTATCGTCGTCGGATCCGACGACGCCGGCCACCAGTACAAGGAAGCCCTCAAGCAGGACCTGCTGGGCAGTTCACTGGTCGCCGAGGTCACCGACGTCGGCGTCGACGCCGACGGCCACACCGCCTACCCCAAGGTCGCCATCGCCGCCGCCGAGATGGTCGCCCGCGGCGAGGCCGACCGGGCCCTCCTGGTGTGCGGCACCGGCCTCGGCGTGGCCATCGCGGCCAACAAGGTCAAGGGCATCCGCGCCGTCACCGCCCACGACTCCTTCTCCGTCGAGCGGGCGGTCCTGTCCAACAACGCGCAGATCCTGACCTTCGGCCAGCGCGTCGTCGGCCTCGAACTCGCCCGCCGCCTGGCCGCCGAATGGCTCACCTACCGCTTCGACGAGACCTCCGCGTCGGCGGCGAAGGTCCAGCTCATGTGCGACTACGAGGACGCCCCCGACGCCGGGGCGGCCGCCTGA
- a CDS encoding dihydroxyacetone kinase family protein — translation MTRLFNDPAAFADEALEGFAAAHRGWVRPVTGGVVRAAGTPAGQVAVVVGGGSGHYPAFSGLVGRGLAHGAAVGNVFASPSARQIRSVARSAHGGAGVLLMYGNYAGDVLHFGQAAERLAGDGIETRTFAVTDDISSAGPQESAKRRGIAGDLPVFKAAAAAAEEGLPLDEVLRIAEHANARTRSFGIAFSGCTLPGADHPLFTVPEARMAVGLGIHGEPGIGEESLPTADEAARLMVTALLEELPEDVDTPAGQRAAVILNGLGSVKYEELFVVYRKVAALLGNAGVDIVDPEVGELVTSFDMAGVSLTLTWLDDRLEQLWRAPADAPAYRKGAPAPQEAAAGAAFVAEATDDTRVPAATERSRAAADTVLAALNALAGTVDTHAGELGRIDAVAGDGDHGIGMQRGSTAALRAAVRAHDLGAGAGTVLVHAGDAWADRAGGTSGALWGTILRALGTRLGDQDTPDAEAVARGVSEASDAVRRLGGAEVGDKTMVDVLVPFAGTLAEAAAAGDPLPEAWRRAALAAGRAAAATADLLPRKGRARPHAEKSLGTPDAGAHSLALITRAVHGALPDAPHDRHQHDHQHDHQHDDPSDQPSDQH, via the coding sequence ATGACCCGGCTCTTCAACGACCCCGCGGCCTTCGCCGACGAGGCACTCGAAGGCTTCGCCGCCGCCCACCGCGGCTGGGTGCGCCCCGTCACGGGCGGCGTCGTCCGCGCCGCCGGAACCCCGGCGGGCCAGGTCGCCGTCGTCGTCGGCGGCGGATCGGGCCACTACCCGGCCTTCTCCGGACTGGTCGGCCGCGGCCTCGCGCACGGCGCGGCCGTCGGCAACGTCTTCGCCTCGCCCTCCGCCCGGCAGATCCGCTCCGTGGCGCGGTCCGCGCACGGCGGCGCCGGCGTCCTGCTGATGTACGGCAACTACGCGGGCGACGTGCTCCACTTCGGGCAGGCCGCCGAACGTCTGGCCGGCGACGGCATCGAGACCCGTACCTTCGCCGTCACCGACGACATCTCCTCCGCCGGGCCGCAGGAGTCGGCCAAGCGCCGCGGCATCGCCGGCGACCTGCCCGTCTTCAAGGCCGCCGCCGCGGCGGCCGAGGAGGGCCTGCCGCTGGACGAGGTGCTGCGCATCGCCGAGCACGCCAACGCCCGCACCCGCTCCTTCGGCATCGCCTTCTCCGGCTGCACCCTGCCCGGCGCCGACCACCCCCTGTTCACCGTCCCCGAGGCCCGGATGGCCGTCGGCCTCGGCATCCACGGGGAGCCCGGCATCGGCGAGGAGTCCCTGCCCACCGCCGACGAGGCGGCGCGGCTCATGGTCACCGCCCTCCTGGAGGAACTCCCCGAGGACGTCGACACGCCCGCCGGACAGCGCGCCGCGGTGATACTCAACGGCCTGGGCTCGGTCAAGTACGAGGAACTGTTCGTCGTCTACCGCAAGGTCGCGGCCCTGCTCGGCAACGCGGGCGTGGACATCGTCGACCCCGAGGTCGGCGAGCTCGTCACCAGCTTCGACATGGCCGGCGTCTCCCTCACCCTGACCTGGCTCGACGACCGCCTCGAGCAGCTGTGGCGGGCCCCGGCCGACGCACCCGCGTACCGCAAGGGCGCGCCCGCCCCGCAGGAGGCGGCGGCCGGGGCGGCCTTCGTCGCCGAGGCCACGGACGACACCCGTGTGCCGGCCGCCACCGAGCGGTCGCGCGCCGCCGCCGACACCGTCCTCGCGGCCCTGAACGCCCTGGCCGGCACCGTCGACACGCACGCCGGCGAACTCGGCCGCATCGACGCCGTGGCCGGCGACGGCGATCACGGCATCGGCATGCAGCGCGGCTCCACCGCCGCTTTGCGGGCCGCGGTCCGTGCCCACGACCTGGGCGCCGGCGCCGGAACCGTGCTCGTCCACGCCGGGGACGCCTGGGCCGACCGGGCCGGCGGCACCTCCGGCGCCCTGTGGGGCACCATCCTGCGCGCCCTCGGTACGCGACTCGGCGACCAGGACACCCCGGACGCCGAGGCGGTCGCCCGGGGAGTCTCGGAGGCCTCCGACGCCGTACGCCGCCTGGGCGGGGCCGAGGTCGGCGACAAGACGATGGTCGACGTCCTCGTGCCCTTCGCCGGCACCCTCGCCGAGGCCGCGGCCGCCGGCGACCCGCTCCCCGAGGCCTGGCGGCGCGCCGCGCTCGCCGCCGGGAGGGCCGCCGCCGCCACCGCGGACCTGCTGCCCCGCAAGGGCCGCGCCCGGCCGCACGCCGAGAAGTCCCTCGGCACCCCCGACGCGGGCGCCCACTCGCTCGCCCTCATCACCCGCGCCGTGCACGGAGCCCTGCCCGACGCCCCGCACGATCGCCACCAGCACGACCACCAGCACGACCACCAGCACGACGACCCGTCCGACCAGCCGTCCGACCAGCACTGA
- a CDS encoding MFS transporter: MVADAPSAAVERTAIKKVSVRLVPFVALMFFVNYLDRTAVSFAEPNGMGQDLALTAAQFGFASGIFFLGYIVLEVPSNMALHRFGARRWLARIMVTWGIVSLLFTWVDSTGQLYTLRFLLGVAEAGFFPGAILFLSQWVPSRHRTKILGLFYLAQPLTTVFGAPLAGWLIGRHGLFGLEGWRVMFLFVSLPAILLGVIAWFYLVDRPADAKWLTPAERTWLTGELAAENAQKTGHEDKHAKGHLKTAFGSGRVWVLALIYFGFVYGLYALAFFLPTIINGFQEQYGTTFSVMDKAWITAIPYLPAAIVLFFWTRHATRHGTRVWHVAGPAVVGGVTIPLALYMGSPTATVAVITVTACSIFAALPVFWSLPSRFLTGAAAAAGIALINTAGNVAGFASSYITGWLKDWTGAYYVPLYLVGFFMLLSAALMLLLSRRGGTGEPEPAAEHKPMEALR; this comes from the coding sequence ATGGTCGCCGACGCGCCATCCGCGGCAGTCGAGAGAACTGCCATCAAGAAGGTCTCAGTCCGCCTCGTGCCGTTCGTGGCACTGATGTTCTTCGTGAACTACCTGGACCGCACAGCCGTCTCATTCGCCGAGCCGAACGGCATGGGCCAGGACCTGGCCCTGACCGCGGCCCAGTTCGGCTTCGCCTCCGGGATCTTCTTCCTCGGCTACATCGTGCTCGAGGTCCCCAGCAACATGGCCCTGCACCGGTTCGGAGCCCGCCGCTGGCTGGCCCGCATCATGGTGACCTGGGGCATCGTCTCGCTCCTGTTCACCTGGGTGGACAGCACCGGCCAGCTCTACACCCTGCGCTTCCTCCTCGGCGTGGCGGAAGCCGGCTTCTTCCCGGGCGCGATCCTTTTCCTCAGCCAGTGGGTGCCCTCCCGGCACCGCACCAAGATCCTCGGGCTCTTCTACCTGGCGCAGCCGCTGACCACCGTCTTCGGCGCCCCGCTGGCGGGCTGGCTGATCGGCCGGCACGGCCTGTTCGGCCTCGAGGGCTGGCGCGTGATGTTCCTGTTCGTCTCGCTGCCCGCGATCCTCCTGGGTGTCATCGCGTGGTTCTACCTCGTCGACCGGCCCGCCGACGCCAAGTGGCTCACGCCCGCCGAGCGCACCTGGCTGACCGGCGAACTCGCCGCGGAGAACGCGCAGAAGACCGGCCATGAGGACAAGCACGCCAAGGGCCACCTCAAGACGGCCTTCGGCAGCGGCCGCGTCTGGGTCCTGGCCCTCATCTACTTCGGCTTTGTCTACGGCCTGTACGCCCTCGCCTTCTTCCTGCCGACGATCATCAACGGCTTCCAGGAGCAGTACGGCACCACGTTCAGCGTGATGGACAAGGCCTGGATCACCGCCATCCCGTACCTGCCCGCCGCGATCGTCCTGTTCTTCTGGACGCGCCACGCCACCAGGCACGGCACCCGCGTCTGGCACGTGGCCGGACCCGCCGTGGTCGGCGGTGTCACCATCCCGCTCGCCCTCTACATGGGCTCCCCGACGGCCACGGTCGCCGTGATCACCGTGACCGCCTGCTCCATCTTCGCGGCCCTGCCCGTCTTCTGGTCCCTGCCCTCCCGCTTCCTGACCGGAGCCGCGGCGGCCGCCGGCATCGCCCTCATCAACACCGCGGGCAACGTCGCCGGATTCGCGTCCAGCTACATCACCGGCTGGCTCAAGGACTGGACCGGCGCCTACTACGTCCCGCTCTACCTGGTCGGCTTCTTCATGCTCCTGTCCGCCGCGCTGATGCTCCTGCTCTCCAGGCGGGGCGGCACCGGCGAACCGGAACCCGCAGCAGAGCACAAGCCCATGGAGGCCCTCCGATGA
- a CDS encoding FadR/GntR family transcriptional regulator: MTVTSQPDDQTSAAAPDLAQLLRPVVRESSVSEVAKRLLDHLSAGDIKPGTRLPAERQLAEALGVARSSVRGALSALDVLGIIEIRPGSGSYVREGTSEFLPRAINWGLMLGQRRTQDLVEVRTYLEAVSARLAAERATDEDLARLEEHLRHMRAAGGDAKAFIDADIDFHLEMARIARNSVLSDILHSIRALLQVWMERVSDIEGTVSGTLCEHDAVLRAVRARDPEAADRAMADHMVMASRRLRESVDAEAP; encoded by the coding sequence GTGACCGTGACCAGTCAGCCCGACGACCAGACCTCCGCGGCCGCCCCCGACCTCGCGCAACTGCTGCGTCCCGTGGTGCGCGAGTCCTCCGTCAGCGAGGTCGCCAAGCGGCTCCTCGACCACCTGTCGGCGGGCGACATCAAGCCCGGCACCCGGCTGCCCGCCGAGCGCCAGCTCGCCGAGGCGCTCGGTGTGGCCCGCTCCAGCGTCCGCGGGGCCCTGTCCGCCCTCGACGTGCTCGGCATCATCGAGATCCGGCCCGGCTCGGGCTCGTACGTGCGCGAGGGCACCTCGGAGTTCCTGCCCCGGGCGATCAACTGGGGACTGATGCTGGGGCAGCGGCGCACCCAGGACCTGGTGGAGGTGCGCACCTACCTGGAGGCGGTGTCCGCCCGCCTCGCCGCGGAGCGGGCGACGGACGAGGACCTGGCGCGTCTGGAGGAGCACCTGCGGCACATGCGGGCGGCGGGCGGCGACGCCAAGGCGTTCATCGACGCGGACATCGACTTCCACCTCGAGATGGCCCGCATCGCGCGCAACAGTGTGCTGAGCGACATCCTGCACAGCATCCGGGCGCTGCTGCAGGTGTGGATGGAGCGGGTCAGCGACATCGAGGGCACGGTGAGCGGCACGCTGTGCGAGCACGACGCGGTGCTGCGGGCCGTGCGGGCCCGCGACCCCGAGGCCGCGGACCGGGCGATGGCGGACCACATGGTGATGGCCAGCCGCCGGCTGCGGGAGTCCGTGGACGCCGAAGCCCCCTGA